From Coccinella septempunctata chromosome 4, icCocSept1.1, whole genome shotgun sequence, a single genomic window includes:
- the LOC123312265 gene encoding matrix metalloproteinase-14 isoform X2 yields the protein MERFALLVFALFFCLEGTNSAPSTQGALLYLSQYGYLGATHINKNNSGALVDEKTFQKGIEDFQMFAGLDITGKLDAQTIEAMSLPRCGVKDKVGTGDNRAKRYALQGSRWKVKNLKYRITKYPSNLKRSAVDSTIQKAFNVWSEYTDLTFTPSSGNVHIDIRFEKGEHGDGDPFDGPGGTLAHAYFPVYGGDAHFDASERWTVDSYSGTNLFQVAAHEFGHSLGLSHSDVREALMAPFYRGYDPVFSLNEDDIYGIQALYGKKTKKSSRPSYDNDDGDYDESNVNNRKEPAPKPSSGGSNADLCKDPKIDTIFTSADGQTYVFKGDKYWRLTDTSIAPGYPKPISSNWPGLPGNIDAAFTYKNGKTYFFKGSKYWRYVGSKMDGAYPKEISAGFTGIPDNIDTAVVWSGNGKIYFYKGTKFWRFDPSARPPVKSVYPKPISNWEGLPDNLDAGFQWSNGYTYFFKDNGYYRFNDKAFAVDRVSPAFPRDSRYWWFGCENAPEGTIGTNDINNLVEEEGPKYFARTGNTTTNQKNNTSRIASSASLFLLLVTLKLIHCVS from the exons CTCTATCTATCGCAGTATGGTTATTTAGGTGCAACACacatcaacaaaaacaatagCGGCGCTCTAGTAGATGAGAAGACATTTCAGAAAGGCATAGAGGATTTCCAAATGTTCGCAGGCTTAGACATAACAG GAAAGCTTGATGCCCAAACTATCGAAGCCATGAGCCTGCCAAGGTGTGGAGTAAAAGACAAAGTTGGCACTGGAGATAACAGAGCCAAAAGATATGCTTTGCAAG GTAGCAGATGGAAGGTTAAAAATCTTAAATACCGCATCACCAAATACCCCTCCAACCTCAAAAGAAGCGCTGTTGACTCAACAATTCAAAAAGCGTTCAACGTATGGTCTGAATACACTGATCTCACCTTCACGCCATCTAGCGGCAACGTTCATATCGACATAAGATTCGAGAAAGGCGAACATGGTGACGGAGATCCATTTGATGGACCTGGTGGCACTCTCGCTCACGCCTATTTCCCT GTTTACGGAGGAGATGCTCACTTCGATGCCTCCGAAAGGTGGACTGTAGATTCCTACTCTGGCACTAACTTATTCCAAGTAGCCGCTCATGAATTCGGTCATTCCCTCGGCCTTAGCCATTCCGATGTACGAGAAGCCCTTATGGCTCCCTTCTACAGGGGATACGATCCTGTTTTTAGCCTTAACGAAGACGACATCTACGGTATCCAAGCACTGTACGGAAAGAAAACGAAGAAGTCATCCAGACCATCATACGATAACGACGATGGTGACTACGATGAAAGTAACGTCAATAACAGAAAAGAACCAGCACCAAAACCATCCTCTGGGGGCTCCAACGCAGACCTCTGCAAAGATCCCAAGATAGACACCATTTTCACCTCTGCCGACGGTCAAACTTACGTCTTCAAAGGTGATAAGTACTGGAGGTTGACTGACACTAGTATCGCACCTGGGTACCCCAAACCCATCAGCTCAAACTGGCCTGGTTTGCCTGGAAACATAGACGCTGCCTTCACCTACAAAAACGGAAAGACGTATTTCTTCAAAGGTAGCAAGTACTGGAGGTATGTTGGAAGTAAGATGGATGGCGCGTATCCAAAGGAAATATCCGCTGGTTTCACCGGTATACCTGACAATATCGACACTGCCGTCGTATGGAGTGGCAATGGAAAGATCTATTTCTACAAGGGTACTAAGTTTTGGAGGTTTGACCCATCAGCAAGACCACCGGTCAAGAGTGTGTATCCCAAACCCATCTCGAATTGGGAAGGACTGCCAGACAATCTGGATGCAGGTTTCCAATGGAGCAATGGTTATACTTATTTCTTCAAGGATAATGGTTACTACAGGTTCAACGACAAGGCCTTTGCGGTAGACAGGGTGTCTCCTGCCTTCCCTAGGGATTCCAGATATTGGTGGTTTGGTTGCGAGAACGCTCCAGAAGGAACTATTGGAACCA ATGACATAAACAATTTGGTAGAGGAAGAAGGTCCAAAATACTTCGCAAGGACTGGCAACACGACCACCAATCAAAAGAACAATACCTCGAGGATAGCATCATCAGCTTCGCTATTTCTCCTATTAGTGACATTGAAATTGATCCACTGTGTTTCGTAA
- the LOC123312265 gene encoding matrix metalloproteinase-19 isoform X1 encodes MERFALLVFALFFCLEGTNSAPSTQGALLYLSQYGYLGATHINKNNSGALVDEKTFQKGIEDFQMFAGLDITGKLDAQTIEAMSLPRCGVKDKVGTGDNRAKRYALQGSRWKVKNLKYRITKYPSNLKRSAVDSTIQKAFNVWSEYTDLTFTPSSGNVHIDIRFEKGEHGDGDPFDGPGGTLAHAYFPVYGGDAHFDASERWTVDSYSGTNLFQVAAHEFGHSLGLSHSDVREALMAPFYRGYDPVFSLNEDDIYGIQALYGKKTKKSSRPSYDNDDGDYDESNVNNRKEPAPKPSSGGSNADLCKDPKIDTIFTSADGQTYVFKGDKYWRLTDTSIAPGYPKPISSNWPGLPGNIDAAFTYKNGKTYFFKGSKYWRYVGSKMDGAYPKEISAGFTGIPDNIDTAVVWSGNGKIYFYKGTKFWRFDPSARPPVKSVYPKPISNWEGLPDNLDAGFQWSNGYTYFFKDNGYYRFNDKAFAVDRVSPAFPRDSRYWWFGCENAPEGTIGTSESRDWLLSEEGEYNEDASKIYHDSDDINNLVEEEGPKYFARTGNTTTNQKNNTSRIASSASLFLLLVTLKLIHCVS; translated from the exons CTCTATCTATCGCAGTATGGTTATTTAGGTGCAACACacatcaacaaaaacaatagCGGCGCTCTAGTAGATGAGAAGACATTTCAGAAAGGCATAGAGGATTTCCAAATGTTCGCAGGCTTAGACATAACAG GAAAGCTTGATGCCCAAACTATCGAAGCCATGAGCCTGCCAAGGTGTGGAGTAAAAGACAAAGTTGGCACTGGAGATAACAGAGCCAAAAGATATGCTTTGCAAG GTAGCAGATGGAAGGTTAAAAATCTTAAATACCGCATCACCAAATACCCCTCCAACCTCAAAAGAAGCGCTGTTGACTCAACAATTCAAAAAGCGTTCAACGTATGGTCTGAATACACTGATCTCACCTTCACGCCATCTAGCGGCAACGTTCATATCGACATAAGATTCGAGAAAGGCGAACATGGTGACGGAGATCCATTTGATGGACCTGGTGGCACTCTCGCTCACGCCTATTTCCCT GTTTACGGAGGAGATGCTCACTTCGATGCCTCCGAAAGGTGGACTGTAGATTCCTACTCTGGCACTAACTTATTCCAAGTAGCCGCTCATGAATTCGGTCATTCCCTCGGCCTTAGCCATTCCGATGTACGAGAAGCCCTTATGGCTCCCTTCTACAGGGGATACGATCCTGTTTTTAGCCTTAACGAAGACGACATCTACGGTATCCAAGCACTGTACGGAAAGAAAACGAAGAAGTCATCCAGACCATCATACGATAACGACGATGGTGACTACGATGAAAGTAACGTCAATAACAGAAAAGAACCAGCACCAAAACCATCCTCTGGGGGCTCCAACGCAGACCTCTGCAAAGATCCCAAGATAGACACCATTTTCACCTCTGCCGACGGTCAAACTTACGTCTTCAAAGGTGATAAGTACTGGAGGTTGACTGACACTAGTATCGCACCTGGGTACCCCAAACCCATCAGCTCAAACTGGCCTGGTTTGCCTGGAAACATAGACGCTGCCTTCACCTACAAAAACGGAAAGACGTATTTCTTCAAAGGTAGCAAGTACTGGAGGTATGTTGGAAGTAAGATGGATGGCGCGTATCCAAAGGAAATATCCGCTGGTTTCACCGGTATACCTGACAATATCGACACTGCCGTCGTATGGAGTGGCAATGGAAAGATCTATTTCTACAAGGGTACTAAGTTTTGGAGGTTTGACCCATCAGCAAGACCACCGGTCAAGAGTGTGTATCCCAAACCCATCTCGAATTGGGAAGGACTGCCAGACAATCTGGATGCAGGTTTCCAATGGAGCAATGGTTATACTTATTTCTTCAAGGATAATGGTTACTACAGGTTCAACGACAAGGCCTTTGCGGTAGACAGGGTGTCTCCTGCCTTCCCTAGGGATTCCAGATATTGGTGGTTTGGTTGCGAGAACGCTCCAGAAGGAACTATTGGAACCAGTGAGTCCAGAGATTGGCTTCTCAGTGAAGAGGGCGAATATAACGAAGATGCCAGTAAAATTTATCATGACTCAG ATGACATAAACAATTTGGTAGAGGAAGAAGGTCCAAAATACTTCGCAAGGACTGGCAACACGACCACCAATCAAAAGAACAATACCTCGAGGATAGCATCATCAGCTTCGCTATTTCTCCTATTAGTGACATTGAAATTGATCCACTGTGTTTCGTAA
- the LOC123312265 gene encoding matrix metalloproteinase-14 isoform X5: MERFALLVFALFFCLEGTNSAPSTQGALLYLSQYGYLGATHINKNNSGALVDEKTFQKGIEDFQMFAGLDITGKLDAQTIEAMSLPRCGVKDKVGTGDNRAKRYALQGSRWKVKNLKYRITKYPSNLKRSAVDSTIQKAFNVWSEYTDLTFTPSSGNVHIDIRFEKGEHGDGDPFDGPGGTLAHAYFPVYGGDAHFDASERWTVDSYSGTNLFQVAAHEFGHSLGLSHSDVREALMAPFYRGYDPVFSLNEDDIYGIQALYGKKTKKSSRPSYDNDDGDYDESNVNNRKEPAPKPSSGGSNADLCKDPKIDTIFTSADGQTYVFKGDKYWRLTDTSIAPGYPKPISSNWPGLPGNIDAAFTYKNGKTYFFKGSKYWRYVGSKMDGAYPKEISAGFTGIPDNIDTAVVWSGNGKIYFYKGTKFWRFDPSARPPVKSVYPKPISNWEGLPDNLDAGFQWSNGYTYFFKDNGYYRFNDKAFAVDRVSPAFPRDSRYWWFGCENAPEGTIGTKNYRRPPRQ; encoded by the exons CTCTATCTATCGCAGTATGGTTATTTAGGTGCAACACacatcaacaaaaacaatagCGGCGCTCTAGTAGATGAGAAGACATTTCAGAAAGGCATAGAGGATTTCCAAATGTTCGCAGGCTTAGACATAACAG GAAAGCTTGATGCCCAAACTATCGAAGCCATGAGCCTGCCAAGGTGTGGAGTAAAAGACAAAGTTGGCACTGGAGATAACAGAGCCAAAAGATATGCTTTGCAAG GTAGCAGATGGAAGGTTAAAAATCTTAAATACCGCATCACCAAATACCCCTCCAACCTCAAAAGAAGCGCTGTTGACTCAACAATTCAAAAAGCGTTCAACGTATGGTCTGAATACACTGATCTCACCTTCACGCCATCTAGCGGCAACGTTCATATCGACATAAGATTCGAGAAAGGCGAACATGGTGACGGAGATCCATTTGATGGACCTGGTGGCACTCTCGCTCACGCCTATTTCCCT GTTTACGGAGGAGATGCTCACTTCGATGCCTCCGAAAGGTGGACTGTAGATTCCTACTCTGGCACTAACTTATTCCAAGTAGCCGCTCATGAATTCGGTCATTCCCTCGGCCTTAGCCATTCCGATGTACGAGAAGCCCTTATGGCTCCCTTCTACAGGGGATACGATCCTGTTTTTAGCCTTAACGAAGACGACATCTACGGTATCCAAGCACTGTACGGAAAGAAAACGAAGAAGTCATCCAGACCATCATACGATAACGACGATGGTGACTACGATGAAAGTAACGTCAATAACAGAAAAGAACCAGCACCAAAACCATCCTCTGGGGGCTCCAACGCAGACCTCTGCAAAGATCCCAAGATAGACACCATTTTCACCTCTGCCGACGGTCAAACTTACGTCTTCAAAGGTGATAAGTACTGGAGGTTGACTGACACTAGTATCGCACCTGGGTACCCCAAACCCATCAGCTCAAACTGGCCTGGTTTGCCTGGAAACATAGACGCTGCCTTCACCTACAAAAACGGAAAGACGTATTTCTTCAAAGGTAGCAAGTACTGGAGGTATGTTGGAAGTAAGATGGATGGCGCGTATCCAAAGGAAATATCCGCTGGTTTCACCGGTATACCTGACAATATCGACACTGCCGTCGTATGGAGTGGCAATGGAAAGATCTATTTCTACAAGGGTACTAAGTTTTGGAGGTTTGACCCATCAGCAAGACCACCGGTCAAGAGTGTGTATCCCAAACCCATCTCGAATTGGGAAGGACTGCCAGACAATCTGGATGCAGGTTTCCAATGGAGCAATGGTTATACTTATTTCTTCAAGGATAATGGTTACTACAGGTTCAACGACAAGGCCTTTGCGGTAGACAGGGTGTCTCCTGCCTTCCCTAGGGATTCCAGATATTGGTGGTTTGGTTGCGAGAACGCTCCAGAAGGAACTATTGGAACCA AAAATTACAGAAGACCGCCCAGGCAATGA
- the LOC123312265 gene encoding matrix metalloproteinase-14 isoform X4: MERFALLVFALFFCLEGTNSAPSTQGALLYLSQYGYLGATHINKNNSGALVDEKTFQKGIEDFQMFAGLDITGKLDAQTIEAMSLPRCGVKDKVGTGDNRAKRYALQGSRWKVKNLKYRITKYPSNLKRSAVDSTIQKAFNVWSEYTDLTFTPSSGNVHIDIRFEKGEHGDGDPFDGPGGTLAHAYFPVYGGDAHFDASERWTVDSYSGTNLFQVAAHEFGHSLGLSHSDVREALMAPFYRGYDPVFSLNEDDIYGIQALYGKKTKKSSRPSYDNDDGDYDESNVNNRKEPAPKPSSGGSNADLCKDPKIDTIFTSADGQTYVFKGDKYWRLTDTSIAPGYPKPISSNWPGLPGNIDAAFTYKNGKTYFFKGSKYWRYVGSKMDGAYPKEISAGFTGIPDNIDTAVVWSGNGKIYFYKGTKFWRFDPSARPPVKSVYPKPISNWEGLPDNLDAGFQWSNGYTYFFKDNGYYRFNDKAFAVDRVSPAFPRDSRYWWFGCENAPEGTIGTSESRDWLLSEEGEYNEDASKIYHDSENYRRPPRQ, translated from the exons CTCTATCTATCGCAGTATGGTTATTTAGGTGCAACACacatcaacaaaaacaatagCGGCGCTCTAGTAGATGAGAAGACATTTCAGAAAGGCATAGAGGATTTCCAAATGTTCGCAGGCTTAGACATAACAG GAAAGCTTGATGCCCAAACTATCGAAGCCATGAGCCTGCCAAGGTGTGGAGTAAAAGACAAAGTTGGCACTGGAGATAACAGAGCCAAAAGATATGCTTTGCAAG GTAGCAGATGGAAGGTTAAAAATCTTAAATACCGCATCACCAAATACCCCTCCAACCTCAAAAGAAGCGCTGTTGACTCAACAATTCAAAAAGCGTTCAACGTATGGTCTGAATACACTGATCTCACCTTCACGCCATCTAGCGGCAACGTTCATATCGACATAAGATTCGAGAAAGGCGAACATGGTGACGGAGATCCATTTGATGGACCTGGTGGCACTCTCGCTCACGCCTATTTCCCT GTTTACGGAGGAGATGCTCACTTCGATGCCTCCGAAAGGTGGACTGTAGATTCCTACTCTGGCACTAACTTATTCCAAGTAGCCGCTCATGAATTCGGTCATTCCCTCGGCCTTAGCCATTCCGATGTACGAGAAGCCCTTATGGCTCCCTTCTACAGGGGATACGATCCTGTTTTTAGCCTTAACGAAGACGACATCTACGGTATCCAAGCACTGTACGGAAAGAAAACGAAGAAGTCATCCAGACCATCATACGATAACGACGATGGTGACTACGATGAAAGTAACGTCAATAACAGAAAAGAACCAGCACCAAAACCATCCTCTGGGGGCTCCAACGCAGACCTCTGCAAAGATCCCAAGATAGACACCATTTTCACCTCTGCCGACGGTCAAACTTACGTCTTCAAAGGTGATAAGTACTGGAGGTTGACTGACACTAGTATCGCACCTGGGTACCCCAAACCCATCAGCTCAAACTGGCCTGGTTTGCCTGGAAACATAGACGCTGCCTTCACCTACAAAAACGGAAAGACGTATTTCTTCAAAGGTAGCAAGTACTGGAGGTATGTTGGAAGTAAGATGGATGGCGCGTATCCAAAGGAAATATCCGCTGGTTTCACCGGTATACCTGACAATATCGACACTGCCGTCGTATGGAGTGGCAATGGAAAGATCTATTTCTACAAGGGTACTAAGTTTTGGAGGTTTGACCCATCAGCAAGACCACCGGTCAAGAGTGTGTATCCCAAACCCATCTCGAATTGGGAAGGACTGCCAGACAATCTGGATGCAGGTTTCCAATGGAGCAATGGTTATACTTATTTCTTCAAGGATAATGGTTACTACAGGTTCAACGACAAGGCCTTTGCGGTAGACAGGGTGTCTCCTGCCTTCCCTAGGGATTCCAGATATTGGTGGTTTGGTTGCGAGAACGCTCCAGAAGGAACTATTGGAACCAGTGAGTCCAGAGATTGGCTTCTCAGTGAAGAGGGCGAATATAACGAAGATGCCAGTAAAATTTATCATGACTCAG AAAATTACAGAAGACCGCCCAGGCAATGA
- the LOC123312265 gene encoding matrix metalloproteinase-14 isoform X3, which produces MERFALLVFALFFCLEGTNSAPSTQGALLYLSQYGYLGATHINKNNSGALVDEKTFQKGIEDFQMFAGLDITGKLDAQTIEAMSLPRCGVKDKVGTGDNRAKRYALQGSRWKVKNLKYRITKYPSNLKRSAVDSTIQKAFNVWSEYTDLTFTPSSGNVHIDIRFEKGEHGDGDPFDGPGGTLAHAYFPVYGGDAHFDASERWTVDSYSGTNLFQVAAHEFGHSLGLSHSDVREALMAPFYRGYDPVFSLNEDDIYGIQALYGKKTKKSSRPSYDNDDGDYDESNVNNRKEPAPKPSSGGSNADLCKDPKIDTIFTSADGQTYVFKGDKYWRLTDTSIAPGYPKPISSNWPGLPGNIDAAFTYKNGKTYFFKGSKYWRYVGSKMDGAYPKEISAGFTGIPDNIDTAVVWSGNGKIYFYKGTKFWRFDPSARPPVKSVYPKPISNWEGLPDNLDAGFQWSNGYTYFFKDNGYYRFNDKAFAVDRVSPAFPRDSRYWWFGCENAPEGTIGTSESRDWLLSEEGEYNEDASKIYHDSVYRYLWPIFNGHGYIPENYRRPPRQ; this is translated from the exons CTCTATCTATCGCAGTATGGTTATTTAGGTGCAACACacatcaacaaaaacaatagCGGCGCTCTAGTAGATGAGAAGACATTTCAGAAAGGCATAGAGGATTTCCAAATGTTCGCAGGCTTAGACATAACAG GAAAGCTTGATGCCCAAACTATCGAAGCCATGAGCCTGCCAAGGTGTGGAGTAAAAGACAAAGTTGGCACTGGAGATAACAGAGCCAAAAGATATGCTTTGCAAG GTAGCAGATGGAAGGTTAAAAATCTTAAATACCGCATCACCAAATACCCCTCCAACCTCAAAAGAAGCGCTGTTGACTCAACAATTCAAAAAGCGTTCAACGTATGGTCTGAATACACTGATCTCACCTTCACGCCATCTAGCGGCAACGTTCATATCGACATAAGATTCGAGAAAGGCGAACATGGTGACGGAGATCCATTTGATGGACCTGGTGGCACTCTCGCTCACGCCTATTTCCCT GTTTACGGAGGAGATGCTCACTTCGATGCCTCCGAAAGGTGGACTGTAGATTCCTACTCTGGCACTAACTTATTCCAAGTAGCCGCTCATGAATTCGGTCATTCCCTCGGCCTTAGCCATTCCGATGTACGAGAAGCCCTTATGGCTCCCTTCTACAGGGGATACGATCCTGTTTTTAGCCTTAACGAAGACGACATCTACGGTATCCAAGCACTGTACGGAAAGAAAACGAAGAAGTCATCCAGACCATCATACGATAACGACGATGGTGACTACGATGAAAGTAACGTCAATAACAGAAAAGAACCAGCACCAAAACCATCCTCTGGGGGCTCCAACGCAGACCTCTGCAAAGATCCCAAGATAGACACCATTTTCACCTCTGCCGACGGTCAAACTTACGTCTTCAAAGGTGATAAGTACTGGAGGTTGACTGACACTAGTATCGCACCTGGGTACCCCAAACCCATCAGCTCAAACTGGCCTGGTTTGCCTGGAAACATAGACGCTGCCTTCACCTACAAAAACGGAAAGACGTATTTCTTCAAAGGTAGCAAGTACTGGAGGTATGTTGGAAGTAAGATGGATGGCGCGTATCCAAAGGAAATATCCGCTGGTTTCACCGGTATACCTGACAATATCGACACTGCCGTCGTATGGAGTGGCAATGGAAAGATCTATTTCTACAAGGGTACTAAGTTTTGGAGGTTTGACCCATCAGCAAGACCACCGGTCAAGAGTGTGTATCCCAAACCCATCTCGAATTGGGAAGGACTGCCAGACAATCTGGATGCAGGTTTCCAATGGAGCAATGGTTATACTTATTTCTTCAAGGATAATGGTTACTACAGGTTCAACGACAAGGCCTTTGCGGTAGACAGGGTGTCTCCTGCCTTCCCTAGGGATTCCAGATATTGGTGGTTTGGTTGCGAGAACGCTCCAGAAGGAACTATTGGAACCAGTGAGTCCAGAGATTGGCTTCTCAGTGAAGAGGGCGAATATAACGAAGATGCCAGTAAAATTTATCATGACTCAG TTTATCGATACCTTTGGCCAATCTTTAATGGACACGGCTACATTCCAGAAAATTACAGAAGACCGCCCAGGCAATGA